From Spirosoma agri, one genomic window encodes:
- the rsgA gene encoding ribosome small subunit-dependent GTPase A, whose translation MKQGLIIRSTGSWYDIRNEDGHIFKGRLKGKFKIKGLKVTNPIAVGDRVEFDVEDEAENTAVITDISPRENYIIRQSVHKTAHGHILAANIDRAVLLATLTLPRTSLGFIDRFLVSAESFRIATTIVFNKTDILNDEGLAYQQEIMDMYERIGYQCLPTSATEGEGVEAFRQLLDRKVTLLSGHSGVGKSSLVNAIAPDLNLRTNEVSTFANKGVHTTTFAEMFELAPDTYIIDTPGIKELGLMDTAKEEISHYFPEMRDRLNQCRFHNCLHVNEPGCAIKDAVAEDEIAESRYMSYLSMVDGGDNRR comes from the coding sequence TTGAAACAAGGCTTAATTATACGCTCCACTGGTTCCTGGTATGACATTCGTAACGAGGATGGTCATATTTTTAAGGGTCGGCTGAAGGGCAAGTTCAAGATCAAGGGGCTCAAAGTCACGAACCCGATTGCCGTAGGCGACCGTGTCGAGTTTGATGTCGAAGACGAAGCCGAGAACACGGCCGTCATTACCGATATTTCACCCCGCGAAAACTACATCATTCGGCAGTCGGTCCACAAAACGGCCCATGGCCATATTCTGGCGGCCAACATCGATCGGGCGGTGTTGCTGGCAACGCTTACGCTGCCCCGTACGTCACTGGGGTTCATCGATCGCTTTCTGGTATCGGCTGAATCCTTCCGCATCGCAACGACCATTGTCTTCAATAAAACCGATATTCTGAACGATGAAGGACTGGCGTATCAGCAGGAGATCATGGATATGTACGAGCGTATCGGCTACCAATGTCTGCCCACATCGGCGACGGAGGGCGAGGGGGTCGAAGCATTCAGACAGCTGCTCGATCGCAAAGTGACCTTATTATCAGGGCATTCGGGCGTCGGTAAATCGTCGCTGGTGAACGCCATCGCACCCGACCTGAACCTGCGGACAAATGAGGTTTCTACGTTTGCTAACAAAGGGGTTCACACGACAACGTTCGCCGAAATGTTCGAACTGGCCCCCGACACCTACATCATCGACACTCCGGGTATTAAGGAGCTTGGGCTGATGGATACCGCCAAGGAAGAAATCAGTCACTACTTTCCGGAGATGCGCGATCGATTAAATCAGTGCCGTTTTCACAATTGTCTACACGTCAACGAGCCGGGTTGCGCCATAAAAGATGCCGTTGCCGAGGACGAAATTGCCGAAAGCCGTTACATGAGCTACCTCAGCATGGTAGATGGTGGCGATAACCGACGGTAG
- a CDS encoding cystathionine beta-synthase produces the protein MNYYNSIIETIGNTPLVKLNKVTKGIRGTILAKVEYFNPGNSVKDRIAIRMIEDAEARGILKPGGTIIEGTSGNTGMGLALAAIGKGYKCIFTMADKQSQEKIDILRAVGAEVVVCPTNVAPDDPRSYYSVAKKLNRDIPNSLYPNQYDNPANTAAHYETTGPEIWRDTDGKITHFAAGVGTGGTICGTSKFLKEQNPTVVSVGLDTYGSVFKKYKETGQFDEGEIYPYLTEGIGEDILPQNVDFSVIDHFVKVTDKDAAIMARRLSREEGLFVGWSCGTAVHGALEWAKENLTDDDVLVILLPDHGTRYLAKIYNDTWMKDHGFLEDRAFKTARDIIHNKNGQSQLTTIGSNVSVGQAIHVLNRHSISQIPIVDEDGHIVGSLTDSTILTKLIEDPSVKEKPVSDVMDKPFKFVGLDNTIDSLSSLIDRDNKALLVRDEKEQVHIITQADLLAAMTN, from the coding sequence ATGAACTACTATAATTCCATAATCGAGACCATTGGCAATACGCCCCTGGTGAAGCTCAACAAAGTCACGAAAGGAATACGTGGAACAATTCTGGCGAAAGTCGAGTATTTCAATCCCGGTAACTCGGTCAAAGACCGGATCGCTATCCGTATGATTGAAGACGCCGAAGCGCGGGGTATTCTCAAACCTGGTGGCACCATCATCGAAGGTACCAGTGGTAATACGGGGATGGGCCTTGCCCTGGCGGCTATTGGCAAGGGCTACAAGTGCATTTTCACAATGGCCGATAAGCAATCGCAGGAGAAGATCGACATTCTGCGGGCGGTTGGCGCAGAGGTCGTCGTTTGCCCAACGAACGTAGCGCCCGACGATCCGCGTTCGTATTATTCCGTCGCGAAGAAGCTCAACCGCGATATTCCAAACTCGCTTTATCCGAATCAGTACGACAACCCGGCCAATACAGCGGCTCACTACGAAACGACCGGCCCCGAAATCTGGCGCGACACCGACGGAAAAATTACGCACTTCGCGGCTGGTGTCGGCACGGGTGGGACCATCTGTGGTACGTCAAAATTCCTGAAAGAACAGAATCCGACGGTTGTATCCGTTGGGCTAGATACCTACGGTTCCGTTTTCAAGAAGTACAAAGAAACTGGCCAGTTCGACGAGGGTGAAATTTACCCGTATCTGACCGAAGGTATCGGCGAAGACATTCTGCCCCAGAACGTTGACTTTAGCGTGATCGATCATTTCGTGAAAGTCACCGATAAAGATGCGGCTATCATGGCCCGGCGATTATCGCGCGAGGAAGGGCTTTTTGTGGGCTGGTCGTGCGGTACGGCGGTGCATGGTGCACTGGAATGGGCGAAGGAGAACCTGACCGACGACGATGTGCTGGTGATCCTCCTCCCCGACCACGGTACGCGCTACCTCGCCAAGATTTACAACGATACCTGGATGAAGGATCACGGCTTTCTGGAAGATCGGGCGTTCAAAACGGCCCGTGACATTATCCATAACAAAAATGGGCAGTCGCAGCTAACGACCATCGGTTCCAACGTATCGGTTGGGCAGGCGATTCATGTGCTGAACCGACACAGCATCTCTCAGATTCCCATTGTCGACGAAGATGGCCATATTGTAGGCAGCCTTACCGACTCTACGATTCTGACTAAGCTCATTGAAGACCCATCGGTGAAAGAGAAACCAGTAAGCGATGTCATGGACAAACCGTTCAAGTTCGTTGGTCTCGACAATACGATTGATTCTCTGTCGTCGCTGATCGACCGTGACAACAAAGCGTTACTGGTTCGGGACGAAAAAGAGCAGGTTCATATCATTACGCAGGCTGATCTGCTAGCTGCAATGACAAATTAA
- a CDS encoding AAA family ATPase, with amino-acid sequence MLKRVSIQNFKSLKDVTLDLQKVNLLIGPNNSGKTNFLKALEFFELFANEKASINNSILFHKDPSNRMSLKVSFEHTFGNDKKYFVHYSLSSSVSSSEVIFNKNNFQLLVFNSQKVDSEEENKETVSQNSTAQGLQVRFGSLKLYKPDPNKLDKPAPVGLGDDSVVADASNLIAFFDRIRDEYPESFAQIKADLATCVPEFTEINFQNVPSTDELVKQFGDKTFKRIGLTNGKQKTIYWADELSEGTLYFIALLCIINQPNPPKLLLLEEPEKGIHPRRIFEVVQFIFRLAEEKDVQVIMTTHSPIVVDMFKDMPESVFIFDKDDKGATHVKNLQHDVIEPEIIKSKELGIEPPHYTDSLGDAWTVGFLGGVPK; translated from the coding sequence ATGCTCAAGCGCGTTTCGATCCAGAACTTCAAGAGCCTGAAAGACGTCACGCTCGACCTTCAGAAAGTCAATTTACTAATCGGCCCGAACAACTCCGGCAAGACGAATTTTCTAAAGGCGCTAGAGTTTTTTGAGTTGTTTGCAAATGAGAAAGCGAGTATAAATAATAGTATACTATTTCACAAAGATCCGTCGAACAGAATGTCTCTGAAGGTTTCATTTGAGCATACTTTTGGAAACGATAAAAAGTATTTTGTGCATTATTCATTATCGTCATCTGTAAGCTCATCTGAAGTAATTTTTAACAAGAATAATTTTCAACTTTTAGTATTTAACAGCCAAAAAGTAGATTCTGAGGAAGAAAATAAAGAGACAGTTTCACAAAACTCTACTGCACAAGGTTTGCAAGTAAGGTTTGGATCGTTAAAATTATACAAACCAGATCCCAATAAACTCGACAAACCAGCCCCAGTTGGATTAGGAGATGATTCAGTGGTTGCGGATGCGTCTAACTTAATAGCTTTTTTCGATCGGATTAGAGACGAATATCCAGAATCGTTTGCGCAGATAAAAGCGGATTTAGCTACCTGCGTTCCGGAGTTTACGGAGATCAATTTCCAGAATGTTCCGTCCACAGATGAGCTTGTAAAACAGTTTGGCGATAAAACCTTTAAGCGAATTGGCCTAACAAACGGCAAGCAGAAAACAATCTACTGGGCCGACGAACTCTCCGAAGGTACGCTTTATTTCATCGCCCTTCTTTGTATCATCAACCAACCAAATCCCCCCAAACTTTTACTTCTGGAAGAACCCGAAAAAGGAATTCACCCGCGCCGGATTTTTGAGGTGGTACAATTTATTTTTAGACTGGCGGAGGAAAAGGATGTACAGGTTATTATGACGACACACAGCCCAATTGTGGTTGATATGTTCAAAGACATGCCAGAATCGGTCTTTATTTTTGACAAAGACGACAAAGGGGCTACCCATGTTAAGAACTTACAGCATGACGTAATAGAGCCAGAGATAATTAAGAGTAAGGAGTTAGGGATTGAGCCTCCGCACTATACGGATTCATTGGGTGATGCCTGGACGGTTGGTTTTTTGGGAGGAGTACCAAAATGA
- a CDS encoding M1 family metallopeptidase, whose translation MTQLRFKIWFLFLLLTTASYAQLPGNTARYTQPGVDVLHYAFVLTLSDSTNQIKGETTIRFTRADDRQTVWFDLIGGKADSTQTGMKVREVRLSDGKATPFSHRNDRVFVNLPSAQPGQPTELTIRYDGVPARGLIISQNKFGERTFFGDNWPNNARNYLPVIDHPSDKATCAFTVNAPATYRVIANGKLLGESNLPATSGGPPRKLTRWQENTPIPTKVMVIGAARFAVEEVGSVGAVPVQSWLYPKDSQKGFIDYRPAKEILQYFVDKVGPYSYEKLANVESTTIFGGMENASCIFYNEKVIVGRKDSDVEALLAHEIAHQWFGNSATEADWSQLWLSEGFATYFSALYLEHAYGKDTLNAVLNQNKGQILRYTALKPKGTIVDSTTTNLMDLLNPNSYQKGGWVLHMLRHELGDDVFWQGIRAYYAKFRNANAQSSDLQAVMESVSGKRLGPFFKQWLYQPGYPEVVWGSSYDAAKKALVIDVRQSQRSGVFFTIPLTFSMRDARGREVTRSPRLTMTEATQTFTIPLATQPASVVIDPDNTVLMRASQMGK comes from the coding sequence ATGACTCAATTACGCTTTAAGATCTGGTTCCTTTTCCTACTCCTGACGACTGCTTCGTACGCCCAGTTACCAGGCAATACTGCTCGTTACACCCAACCCGGCGTTGACGTGCTGCACTATGCGTTCGTCCTGACATTGAGCGATTCAACCAATCAAATCAAGGGCGAAACAACAATCCGGTTCACCCGCGCCGACGACCGCCAGACTGTCTGGTTCGACCTGATCGGCGGAAAGGCCGATTCGACACAGACAGGGATGAAAGTCCGTGAGGTACGCCTGTCCGACGGAAAAGCCACCCCATTCAGTCATCGCAACGACCGGGTGTTTGTCAATCTGCCCTCGGCGCAGCCCGGCCAGCCCACCGAATTGACCATTCGCTACGACGGTGTTCCGGCACGGGGCCTGATCATCAGCCAGAACAAATTTGGTGAACGTACCTTTTTCGGCGACAACTGGCCCAACAATGCCCGTAACTACCTGCCCGTTATCGATCACCCATCCGACAAAGCGACCTGTGCCTTTACCGTCAATGCGCCAGCAACCTACCGCGTCATTGCCAACGGCAAACTGCTGGGCGAAAGCAATTTACCCGCAACATCGGGTGGCCCTCCGCGAAAACTAACGCGCTGGCAGGAAAATACGCCCATCCCGACAAAAGTGATGGTGATTGGTGCCGCTCGATTTGCGGTTGAGGAAGTTGGCTCAGTGGGTGCGGTGCCGGTGCAGAGCTGGCTTTATCCCAAAGACAGTCAGAAGGGATTTATTGACTATCGACCCGCGAAAGAGATCCTCCAGTATTTTGTGGATAAGGTTGGCCCTTACTCCTACGAGAAACTGGCCAATGTGGAGTCGACCACGATTTTTGGGGGTATGGAAAATGCCAGCTGTATTTTTTACAACGAGAAGGTGATCGTTGGCCGCAAGGATTCGGATGTGGAAGCCTTGCTTGCCCACGAGATTGCACACCAGTGGTTTGGCAACTCGGCCACGGAAGCCGACTGGTCACAGCTATGGCTGAGCGAAGGGTTCGCCACCTATTTCTCAGCGCTCTACCTTGAACATGCGTACGGCAAAGACACGCTCAATGCGGTTTTGAACCAGAACAAAGGTCAGATTCTGCGCTATACGGCGCTTAAACCCAAAGGTACCATCGTCGATTCGACCACTACGAACCTGATGGATCTGCTGAACCCAAATTCCTACCAGAAAGGCGGCTGGGTATTGCACATGCTCCGCCACGAACTCGGCGACGACGTTTTCTGGCAGGGTATACGCGCTTACTACGCAAAATTCCGGAATGCCAACGCGCAGAGCAGCGACTTACAGGCGGTAATGGAAAGCGTATCGGGCAAGAGACTAGGGCCGTTTTTTAAACAATGGCTCTACCAGCCCGGCTACCCCGAAGTAGTTTGGGGGTCTAGCTACGACGCGGCAAAAAAGGCGCTGGTCATCGACGTACGGCAATCGCAACGTAGTGGTGTCTTCTTCACCATACCACTTACGTTCAGCATGCGCGACGCACGGGGCCGTGAGGTGACGCGCTCCCCCCGCCTGACCATGACCGAGGCTACGCAGACGTTTACGATCCCGCTGGCCACCCAACCGGCTTCGGTCGTGATCGACCCGGATAATACCGTATTGATGCGGGCTTCACAAATGGGTAAGTAA
- a CDS encoding ABC transporter permease, which produces MNLFRISWSNLKDKPLSSFLSGLLMTFGITIISLLLLLNKQLDDQFRKNIKGIDMVLGAKGSPLQLILSSIYQIDSPTGNIPLDEAEKLTRNPMIKTAIPLAMGDNYRSFRIIGTNKKYIDHFGATIGQGRLFQQDLETVIGPRVAEVAGLKLGDTFSGSHGLDAEGEEHADTKYKVVGILSPSNTVVDQLILTPVSSVWAIHEHHDEHGEEHEHEAGEAHEEEGHEEAPREITSMLIQFRNPLGMMIARGINTNSKLQAALPNIEINRLFSLLGVGVETLRGLAVVIMLISGISVFVSLYNSLKERRYEMALMLSMGATRAQLFGMLLLEGLVLALIGFGLGILLSRVGLWLFSNSVSSEYHYNLAAFGILPEEWVLLGVAVFIGLLAAALPALGVYRMNISRTLAEE; this is translated from the coding sequence ATGAATCTATTCCGAATTAGCTGGAGCAACCTGAAAGACAAGCCCCTGAGCAGTTTCCTGAGCGGTCTGCTGATGACCTTCGGCATTACGATTATTTCGCTACTGCTGCTCCTCAATAAGCAGTTGGATGACCAGTTCCGGAAAAATATCAAAGGAATAGACATGGTGCTGGGCGCCAAGGGAAGCCCCTTGCAGTTGATTCTGTCGAGCATTTATCAGATCGATTCACCAACGGGTAATATTCCGCTTGACGAAGCTGAAAAGCTGACGCGAAACCCAATGATCAAAACGGCCATTCCGCTGGCGATGGGCGATAATTACCGCTCGTTCCGGATCATTGGCACGAACAAGAAATACATCGATCATTTCGGGGCCACTATCGGGCAAGGACGGCTGTTTCAGCAGGACCTCGAAACCGTGATTGGTCCGCGCGTAGCCGAAGTCGCGGGGCTAAAATTGGGTGACACCTTCTCCGGATCGCACGGTCTGGATGCCGAGGGCGAAGAACATGCCGACACGAAATACAAGGTTGTCGGTATCCTGAGTCCCAGCAATACGGTTGTCGACCAACTCATTCTGACGCCCGTATCGAGCGTGTGGGCCATTCATGAACACCACGACGAACACGGGGAAGAACACGAACATGAAGCCGGTGAAGCACATGAGGAAGAAGGCCACGAAGAAGCCCCGCGCGAGATCACGAGTATGCTGATCCAGTTTCGGAATCCGCTAGGCATGATGATCGCGCGAGGAATCAATACGAACTCCAAACTACAGGCGGCTCTACCGAATATTGAGATCAATCGGTTGTTTTCATTGCTCGGCGTTGGTGTCGAAACCCTGCGCGGACTCGCTGTTGTGATCATGCTCATTTCGGGCATCAGCGTATTTGTATCGCTCTATAATTCGTTGAAAGAGCGTCGGTACGAAATGGCACTGATGCTGTCGATGGGAGCCACACGGGCGCAGTTGTTTGGTATGTTGCTGCTGGAAGGCTTAGTGCTGGCGCTGATCGGTTTTGGTCTGGGTATTCTGCTCAGCCGCGTAGGACTGTGGTTGTTCTCAAACAGCGTTTCCTCCGAGTATCACTACAACCTGGCCGCCTTCGGTATTTTGCCTGAAGAATGGGTCTTGTTAGGCGTTGCCGTGTTCATTGGTCTACTGGCCGCAGCCCTACCGGCATTAGGTGTCTACCGCATGAACATTTCACGGACACTGGCCGAAGAGTAG
- a CDS encoding GNAT family N-acetyltransferase, whose product MTPTIATTDADIRRCLPAMLALRPHLTSEQALEQIRYQQENERFVLAFINEGDHSHPAPAVVGYRYMNLLYSGKTLYIDDLSTLPEGRGKGYASTLLDFVIEQARQAGCQCVSLDSGQNPARYDAHRLYLNKRFNITSHHFKLDL is encoded by the coding sequence ATGACCCCAACCATTGCTACCACCGACGCTGATATTCGTCGTTGTTTACCCGCCATGCTAGCCCTGCGCCCACACCTGACCAGCGAGCAGGCGCTTGAGCAAATCCGGTATCAACAGGAAAACGAACGGTTTGTACTGGCATTCATCAACGAAGGAGATCACTCCCACCCAGCACCCGCCGTGGTCGGCTATCGCTACATGAACCTGCTCTACAGCGGCAAGACGCTGTACATCGACGACCTGTCGACCTTGCCGGAGGGGCGCGGGAAAGGGTACGCCAGCACCCTGCTCGACTTCGTTATTGAGCAAGCCCGGCAGGCAGGCTGTCAGTGCGTTTCGCTCGATTCGGGTCAGAATCCGGCCCGCTACGATGCACATCGGCTCTACCTGAACAAACGATTCAACATTACCAGCCATCATTTTAAACTGGATTTATGA